In a genomic window of Spiroplasma melliferum:
- a CDS encoding methyltransferase encodes MKVLNDLLDYEGIKINQRTDMFNFSLDTVLLARFATLNTRIKNILDIGTNNAAIPLILSTLTSAIITGIELQKEAVQLAEENILLNNKTEQIKIIHDDINEYVKTNADFKYDLIICNPPFFKVDGAKLNEKNKLLIPARHETNVTLEEIIFAAKKLVANRGYFAIIHRTTRLLEITSLLIKYGFNIKRLQFIHPFLESEANNVLIEARFQSGEGLIIEKPIIVHNKNYHYTEEVLKLFRK; translated from the coding sequence TTAACCAACGAACTGATATGTTTAATTTTTCATTGGATACAGTGTTATTGGCTCGTTTTGCAACATTAAATACAAGAATAAAAAATATTTTAGATATTGGTACTAATAACGCAGCAATTCCGTTAATTTTATCAACTTTAACTTCAGCAATAATTACTGGAATTGAATTGCAAAAAGAAGCCGTGCAATTAGCAGAAGAAAATATTTTATTAAATAATAAAACTGAGCAAATTAAAATTATCCATGATGATATTAATGAGTATGTTAAAACTAATGCTGATTTTAAATATGATTTAATTATATGTAATCCGCCTTTTTTTAAAGTTGATGGAGCAAAATTAAATGAAAAAAATAAATTATTAATTCCAGCACGTCATGAAACAAATGTTACATTAGAAGAGATTATTTTTGCTGCTAAGAAATTAGTTGCAAATCGTGGTTATTTTGCGATTATTCATCGTACAACAAGATTATTAGAAATTACTTCATTGTTAATTAAATATGGTTTTAATATTAAGCGACTACAATTTATTCATCCTTTTTTAGAAAGTGAAGCAAATAATGTTTTAATTGAAGCTCGATTTCAAAGTGGTGAAGGTCTTATTATTGAAAAACCAATTATTGTTCATAATAAGAATTATCATTATACAGAAGAGGTTTTAAAATTATTTCGAAAATAG
- a CDS encoding tRNA(Ile)-lysidine synthase produces METKLLKQNAKYVIGVSGGPDSMFLLDNIYNSELDINNFIVCLVNYQKRKDSDYDEEIVVEYCQKRNIKICVKKVTASDYEQYQVNSHNFQAVARELRYDFFLQISEKYHCQEVLIAHNLTDHIETYILQKQRNGIVEYYGLNKTSYYYSQLLDKKLKILRIMLKISREEIIEYLFHQQINYAIDSTNILAIYNRNIIRNEIQHINLQDMLLEIEQRNKENEQLKLIAKNYLIENFGQINVTSFNALNNIQLQKIIIFNYFKTNKVVHLISNKKRKFLDEIIKELRSLKPNIILKINSRYSLIKSYDNVDIVNNELLELTTIQITPTTVLPIRWKENIINWGTKNKYDFKITAAQWPIIITNDLSLLRNVMVNKVRLNRWFIKNKVPLLARKSYFVLDKNNNLIYGNNLVDLKINKFINNTLAEKYNLFFFMIK; encoded by the coding sequence ATGGAAACTAAACTTTTAAAACAGAATGCAAAATATGTTATTGGTGTGTCTGGTGGTCCGGATAGTATGTTTTTACTTGATAATATTTATAATTCAGAATTAGATATTAATAATTTTATTGTGTGCTTGGTAAATTATCAGAAGCGAAAAGATAGTGACTATGATGAAGAAATTGTTGTTGAATATTGTCAAAAACGAAATATTAAAATATGTGTAAAAAAAGTAACCGCAAGTGACTATGAACAATATCAGGTTAATTCCCATAATTTTCAAGCAGTTGCTCGTGAGTTACGATATGATTTTTTTTTACAAATTAGTGAAAAATATCATTGCCAGGAAGTTTTAATTGCCCATAATTTAACTGATCATATTGAAACATATATTTTGCAAAAGCAACGAAATGGAATTGTTGAATATTATGGTCTAAATAAAACTAGTTATTATTATTCTCAATTGTTGGACAAAAAACTAAAAATATTGCGAATTATGTTAAAAATATCAAGAGAAGAAATTATTGAATATTTATTTCATCAGCAAATTAATTATGCGATTGATTCAACTAATATTTTAGCAATTTATAATCGAAATATTATTCGTAATGAAATTCAGCATATTAATTTACAAGATATGTTATTAGAAATTGAACAAAGAAATAAAGAAAATGAACAATTAAAATTAATTGCAAAAAATTATTTGATTGAAAATTTTGGACAAATTAATGTTACTAGTTTTAATGCTCTTAATAATATTCAGTTGCAAAAAATTATTATTTTTAATTATTTTAAAACTAATAAAGTTGTTCATTTAATTAGTAATAAAAAAAGAAAGTTTTTAGATGAAATAATTAAGGAATTAAGAAGTTTAAAACCAAATATTATTCTTAAAATTAATTCAAGATATTCTTTAATTAAATCATATGATAATGTTGACATTGTTAATAACGAGCTTTTAGAATTAACAACAATTCAAATTACACCAACAACTGTGTTACCAATAAGATGAAAAGAAAATATTATTAATTGGGGAACTAAAAATAAGTACGATTTTAAAATAACAGCAGCACAATGACCAATCATAATTACTAATGATTTATCTTTGTTAAGAAATGTAATGGTTAATAAGGTACGTTTAAATCGTTGATTTATTAAAAATAAAGTACCACTTTTAGCACGAAAAAGTTATTTTGTGTTAGATAAAAATAATAATCTTATTTATGGAAACAATTTAGTTGATTTAAAAATTAATAAATTTATTAATAATACTTTAGCGGAAAAATACAATTTATTTTTTTTTATGATAAAATAG
- a CDS encoding putative cell division protein FtsH: MNKKRMWFAIISSLIFIGLIILTIVLWTKSDITKISEGDMQKIGNTQKYNEKNIDEITIKANVGKNTVVMEGIIRYSEDGVIKTVRYSSEWNREGFRAYTYKDGIVTNTWDENFKNKLKGGLVSLDREFIPMWQAMLIQLVPWLLIMGIAVFMIARLSKMSGGMSGANPFSMGKNKARQIQSTVKFSDVAGINEEKTELVELVDYLKNPQKYSSMGARAPKGVLMEGPPGTGKTLLAKAVAGEAGVPFFSISGSEFEEMFVGVGASRIREMFIAAKKAAPCIIFIDEIDAVGRKRTVSIGSGANEQTLNQLLVEMDGFGTNTGVIVMAATNRVDVLDSALLRPGRFDRQIQISLPDINEREAILKLHARNKAVSTEVDFRRIAERTPGFSGAQLENVLNEAAILCVRKNLKIITVNIIDEAIDRVVGGPAKESRKYSVMDKDIVSYHEAGHALIGLRLEAASKVQKVTIIPRGQAGGYTIMTPKEETMFHSKENLYATITGYLGGRASEEIIFGKTKITTGAHDDLEKATNIARHMVTEYGMSSLGLVQFESPKDEYTGTRKRYSEDIAAKIDTEVRKILDDCYVTAKALIAENRSLLDLIAESLKILETITAEQIEYIDKYHKLPDEVIREKERAAKHKEKEAKGEILEVKPKERKKDHPEDEKNNDPNKK; the protein is encoded by the coding sequence ATGAATAAAAAAAGAATGTGATTTGCAATTATAAGTTCGTTAATTTTTATTGGTTTGATTATTTTAACAATTGTACTATGAACAAAATCAGATATTACAAAAATTAGCGAAGGAGATATGCAAAAAATTGGTAATACTCAAAAGTATAACGAAAAAAATATTGATGAAATTACTATTAAGGCTAATGTTGGTAAAAATACTGTAGTTATGGAAGGAATCATTAGATATTCTGAAGATGGTGTTATCAAAACTGTTCGTTATAGTTCGGAATGAAACCGTGAAGGGTTTAGAGCTTATACTTATAAGGATGGAATAGTAACTAATACATGAGATGAAAATTTCAAAAATAAATTAAAAGGTGGTCTTGTTTCACTTGACCGTGAATTTATTCCAATGTGACAAGCAATGTTAATACAATTAGTACCATGATTATTAATAATGGGAATTGCTGTCTTTATGATTGCTCGATTATCAAAAATGTCTGGTGGAATGTCGGGGGCTAATCCCTTTTCAATGGGGAAAAATAAAGCACGTCAAATTCAATCAACCGTTAAATTTTCTGATGTTGCAGGAATCAATGAGGAAAAAACAGAGTTAGTTGAGTTAGTTGATTATTTAAAAAATCCACAGAAATATTCAAGTATGGGTGCTCGTGCTCCAAAAGGAGTCCTAATGGAAGGACCACCAGGGACAGGAAAAACTTTATTAGCAAAAGCTGTTGCTGGAGAAGCTGGTGTACCATTCTTCTCAATTTCAGGTTCTGAATTTGAAGAAATGTTTGTTGGAGTTGGTGCTTCAAGAATTCGTGAAATGTTTATTGCTGCTAAAAAAGCGGCACCATGTATCATTTTTATTGATGAAATTGATGCTGTTGGTCGAAAAAGAACTGTTTCAATTGGAAGTGGTGCTAATGAACAAACATTGAACCAATTATTAGTTGAAATGGATGGTTTTGGAACTAATACGGGAGTTATTGTTATGGCAGCAACAAACCGAGTTGATGTATTAGACTCTGCTCTATTAAGACCAGGACGTTTTGACCGTCAAATTCAAATTTCATTACCAGATATTAATGAACGAGAAGCAATTTTAAAATTACATGCCCGAAATAAAGCAGTTTCAACAGAAGTTGATTTTAGACGAATCGCAGAAAGAACGCCAGGATTTTCTGGAGCCCAATTAGAGAATGTTTTAAATGAAGCAGCAATTTTATGTGTTCGTAAGAATTTAAAAATTATTACTGTTAATATTATTGATGAAGCGATTGATCGTGTTGTTGGTGGACCAGCAAAAGAATCACGCAAATATTCAGTAATGGATAAAGATATTGTTTCTTATCATGAAGCTGGTCATGCTTTAATTGGTTTACGTTTAGAGGCAGCGAGCAAAGTTCAAAAAGTTACTATTATTCCGCGAGGACAAGCAGGGGGTTATACAATTATGACTCCAAAAGAAGAAACAATGTTTCATAGTAAAGAAAACTTATATGCGACAATTACTGGTTATTTAGGTGGCCGTGCATCAGAAGAAATTATTTTTGGAAAAACAAAAATAACAACAGGAGCACATGATGATTTAGAAAAAGCAACTAATATTGCTCGTCATATGGTTACTGAATATGGAATGAGTTCTTTAGGATTAGTACAATTTGAATCACCAAAAGATGAATATACTGGAACAAGAAAACGCTATTCAGAGGATATTGCAGCTAAAATTGATACTGAAGTTCGCAAAATTTTAGATGATTGTTATGTAACAGCAAAAGCATTAATTGCTGAAAATCGTAGTTTATTAGATTTAATTGCTGAAAGTTTAAAAATATTAGAAACAATTACCGCAGAACAAATTGAATATATTGATAAATATCATAAATTACCTGATGAAGTGATTCGTGAAAAAGAACGTGCAGCAAAGCATAAAGAAAAAGAAGCAAAAGGTGAAATTTTAGAAGTTAAACCAAAAGAACGAAAAAAAGATCACCCAGAAGATGAAAAAAATAATGATCCAAATAAGAAGTAG
- a CDS encoding heat shock protein 33: MDKVTKAISNVHNVKMTVVDATKSLNDIIKLHATNPLATIVLSRVVLATILIGSDMKNATDKMTSIINGNGPIGTIMAEYSGHKVRGFCANPQFDVDQINREHNVISQVVGTNGYLRVMKDLGMKESFSGQIELISGEINLDFTYYLAQSEQIKSVIACSIKMNEDNTIAKAVGFFAQLLPEHKEEDIDYLEEKIENLENISHKLIAEDNLINIFKLIDQNAKVLEADEVKFECSCSYEKALESTKLLGDEQLNEILTNNGEIEIACDFCRKKYHIRASDLKSLLKE, encoded by the coding sequence ATGGATAAAGTAACGAAAGCAATTAGTAATGTTCATAATGTTAAAATGACAGTTGTTGATGCAACTAAATCATTAAATGATATTATTAAATTACATGCGACTAATCCGCTTGCAACAATTGTGTTATCAAGAGTTGTTTTAGCTACTATTTTAATTGGTAGTGATATGAAAAATGCAACTGATAAAATGACAAGTATTATTAATGGAAATGGTCCAATTGGAACTATTATGGCAGAATATAGTGGTCATAAAGTACGGGGTTTTTGTGCTAATCCACAATTTGATGTTGACCAAATTAATCGTGAACATAATGTTATTTCACAAGTAGTTGGTACAAATGGTTATTTACGAGTGATGAAAGATTTAGGAATGAAAGAAAGTTTCTCAGGTCAAATTGAGTTAATTTCTGGTGAAATCAATTTAGATTTTACTTATTATTTAGCACAAAGTGAACAAATTAAATCAGTTATTGCATGTTCAATTAAAATGAATGAAGATAATACAATTGCAAAAGCAGTTGGTTTTTTCGCTCAATTGTTACCAGAACATAAAGAGGAAGATATTGACTATTTAGAAGAAAAAATTGAAAATTTAGAAAATATTAGTCATAAATTAATTGCTGAAGATAACTTAATTAATATTTTTAAACTCATTGATCAAAATGCTAAAGTGTTAGAAGCTGATGAAGTTAAATTTGAATGTAGTTGCTCATATGAAAAGGCTTTAGAATCAACAAAATTATTAGGCGATGAGCAGCTTAATGAAATTTTAACAAATAATGGTGAAATTGAAATTGCATGTGATTTTTGTCGCAAAAAATATCATATTAGAGCGAGTGATTTAAAAAGTTTACTTAAAGAATAA
- a CDS encoding ABC transporter ATP-binding protein: protein MAEIKDVPNTDQTKPHGKEAKAKKPNDKEAKEKVDYTAVKEFKQKLKEQKKQTKLYSKRILKGEIISTTNSKPDTSKYVIELVNVKKSYITGEVETPVLKGIDLKLEKGDFIVILGPSGSGKTTLLNIISGLDKVSSGDVFVIGYNLSLLKDVDLTKFRRDNVGFIFQQYNLLTNLTAKENAEVGENLSKNKNKDMTIKDIFETIGMEEQMNKYPHQMSGGQQQRVSIARALAKNPDILFGDEPTGALDEEMGRKVLEILVDVNKKYKTTVIIVTHNPNIADIANTVIHVRNGLIDQIKKNAHPKKPSEIDWS, encoded by the coding sequence ATGGCTGAAATTAAAGATGTACCTAATACAGACCAAACAAAACCACATGGGAAAGAAGCTAAAGCAAAAAAACCAAATGACAAGGAAGCAAAAGAAAAAGTTGATTATACTGCCGTTAAAGAATTTAAACAAAAGTTAAAAGAACAAAAGAAACAAACTAAGTTATATTCAAAACGAATTTTAAAAGGGGAAATTATCTCGACAACAAACAGTAAACCAGATACAAGTAAATATGTAATTGAATTAGTTAATGTTAAAAAATCTTATATTACCGGGGAAGTTGAAACACCAGTTTTAAAAGGAATTGATTTAAAGTTAGAAAAAGGAGACTTTATTGTTATTTTAGGTCCTTCTGGATCAGGAAAAACAACGTTACTAAACATTATTTCAGGTTTAGATAAAGTTTCAAGTGGGGATGTTTTTGTTATTGGTTATAACTTATCGTTATTAAAAGATGTTGATTTAACAAAATTTAGACGAGATAATGTTGGCTTTATCTTCCAACAATATAATTTATTAACTAATTTAACTGCTAAAGAAAATGCTGAAGTTGGGGAAAATTTAAGTAAAAATAAAAATAAAGATATGACAATTAAGGACATTTTTGAAACAATTGGAATGGAAGAACAAATGAACAAATATCCTCACCAAATGTCAGGGGGACAGCAACAACGGGTTTCAATTGCTAGAGCATTAGCAAAAAATCCAGACATCTTATTTGGTGATGAACCAACAGGAGCTTTAGATGAAGAAATGGGTCGAAAAGTACTTGAAATTTTAGTTGATGTTAATAAGAAATATAAAACAACGGTTATTATTGTTACGCATAACCCAAATATTGCCGATATTGCTAATACAGTTATTCATGTTCGTAATGGATTAATTGACCAAATTAAGAAAAATGCACATCCAAAGAAACCAAGTGAAATTGATTGATCTTAA